A genomic stretch from Erigeron canadensis isolate Cc75 chromosome 9, C_canadensis_v1, whole genome shotgun sequence includes:
- the LOC122582061 gene encoding dirigent protein 21-like yields MAQTLSIPKYTILTLCLFTILIQTQSHQFSKKLSLNTLGSKKEKLSHLHFYFHDIVGGDHPTAVRVAEAKITNTSRTGFGAIVMIDDPLTVGPERTSKIVGRAQGIYASACLSDTRLLMTLNYVFLEGKYNGSTLSILGTNHVMSPVREMPIVGGSGLFRFARGYALAKTVFFNISNGDAVVEYNVYVLHY; encoded by the coding sequence ATGGCACAAACTCTCTCAATACCCAAGTACACAATTCTTACATTATGTCTATTCACAATTCTTATTCAAACACAATCCcatcaattttcaaaaaaattgtcACTAAATACACTTGGTTCCAAAAAAGAGAAGCTAAGTCACCTTCACTTCTATTTCCATGACATAGTTGGAGGTGACCATCCTACCGCGGTTCGGGTAGCTGAAGCTAAAATAACAAACACCTCCCGAACCGGGTTTGGTGCTATAGTCATGATAGACGACCCGTTGACCGTTGGTCCAGAACGGACCTCCAAGATTGTTGGAAGAGCTCAAGGGATATATGCATCCGCTTGTTTGAGTGACACTCGATTACTAATGACTCTAAATTATGTTTTTCTCGAAGGAAAGTATAATGGTAGCACTTTGAGTATACTAGGGACTAATCATGTGATGTCGCCGGTGAGAGAGATGCCGATTGTCGGTGGTAGTGGGCTATTCCGATTTGCTCGTGGTTATGCACTTGCAAAGACTGTTTTCTTTAACATTAGCAATGGTGATGCTGTTGTTGAGTATAATGTTTATGTCTTACATTATTGA